The following proteins are co-located in the Cryptococcus neoformans var. grubii H99 chromosome 1, complete sequence genome:
- a CDS encoding solute carrier family 25 (mitochondrial carnitine/acylcarnitine transporter), member 20/29: protein MSDDASEIEAVSRNAGKQTVDPVKSFLSGGFGGVSCVLVGHPFDLTKTRLQTAPPGVYTGAIDVVKKTVKADGFRGMYRGVTPPILGVTPIFAISFWGYDLGKRLVYSFSPDRTEQALSIPELAFAGAFSALPATLVAAPAERVKVLLQVQGQNGAQAYNGVFDVVTKLYAEGGIRSLFRGTIATLARDGPGSAAYFATYEYLKKMLSATPETLPDGTKAPAPPLSVPAIMTAGGGAGIAMWSLGIPPDTIKSRLQSAPQGTYTGFMDCARKLIAQDGVTALWKGFGPAMARAVPANAATFLGVELSLKMMDKLW, encoded by the exons ATGTCCGACGACGCCTCTGAGATCGAAGCCGTCTCCAGAAACGCTGGAAAGCAAACCGTCGACCCCGTCAAGTCTTTCCTTTCCGGTGGATTTGGTGGCGT TTCCTGTGTCCTGGTCGGCCATCCCTTTGACTTGACAAAGACGCGTCTCCAAACAGCACCCCCCGGCGTCTACACAGGTGCCATTGATGTCGTGAAGAAGACCGTCAAGGCTGATGGCTTTAGAGG AATGTATCGAGGAGTAACTCCTCCCATATTAGGTGTTACCCccatcttcgccatctCTTTCTGG GGTTACGACCTCGGCAAGAGACTGGTGTACTCTTTCAGCCCCGACAGGACCGAGCAAGCGCTCTCCATACCCGAACTTGCCTTTGCCGGTGCTTTCAGTGCTCTCCCGGCCACCCTCGTCGCTGCCCCCGCCGAGCGAGTCAAAGTCCTCCTCCAA GTACAAGGCCAAAATGGCGCCCAAGCTTACAATGGTGTTTTTGACGTCGTCACCAAACTTTACGCCGAGGGTGGTATTCGTTCCCTCTTCCGAGGAACAATTGCTACGCTCGCCCGTGACGGTCCCGGAAGCGCTGCGTACTTTGCCACGTACGAGTACCTCAAAAAGATGTTGTCCGCCACCCCGGAGACCTTGCCCGATGGGACCAAGGCGCCCGCACCGCCTTTGAGTGTACCGGCAATCATGACGGCAGGCGGAGGTGCAGGTATTGCCATGTGGTCTCTGGGTATCCCTCCCGAT ACCATCAAATCTCGTCTTCAGAGTGCGCCACAGGGGACCTATACCGGCTTCATGGACTGTGCCCGAAAGCTTATCGCTCAGGATGGTGTGACCGCTCTGTGGAAGGGTTTCGGACCTGCAATGGCGAGAGCTGTTCCTGCAAAT GCTGCAACGTTCTTGGGCGTAGAGTTAagtttgaagatgatggacaAGTTGTGGTGA
- a CDS encoding protein phosphatase — MPTNQPSTLAKAHPDHPTLSELVSDRPDPAVATPLGHDIASPQHTTTPTSMSDADSSPTSPEAPRRLGGFSEGPNARSKSVTVASGEDTFGALNCHPAPGSAAISDSNLPSDSFRVGVSEDRNRRCRRTMEDAHSFVYDFAGVKGQGYFAVFDGHAGKHAAEWCGQNFHEYLLDGLLAEPDTPIPDLMNKTFHLVDKRLSHLAHAGGTSSGCTAVTAFLRVEEIDDNGNSRKGFTNPGLQARGLLEGKGEDELESQTSLQPSSRRSSMGGGTGGQMGGASTPGANGRTGSLARRLSSKKIRDFVKGLTGGVEKNFDEVITEDEGVINAADGTRVEAIEPKSEKGVRRVLYTANVGDARAVLCRGGKAVRLTYDHKGSDAQEAKRITDAGGFVMNNRVNGVLAVTRSLGDASMKEFVVGAPYTTETTLDEQDEFLIVACDGLWDVCSDQEAVEIVQLVTDPQEASKRLLDHAMSNFSTDNLSVMVVRFNH; from the exons ATGCCCACCAACCAGCCGTCCACTCTCGCCAAGGCCCACCCGGACCATCCAACCCTCTCTGAACTAGTATCAGACCGCCCCGATCCCG CTGTCGCGACCCCCCTCGGCCACGATAT CGCCTCCCCGCAGCACACGACCACGCCGACTTCCATGTCCGACGCGGATTCCAGTCCCACATCTCCGGAAGCCCCCCGCCGCCTCGGTGGCTTCTCCGAGGGCCCCAACGCCAGGAGCAAGAGCGTCACCGTCGCCTCCGGTGAAGACACCTTTGGC GCTCTGAACTGCCACCCTGCCCCAGGCTCAGCCGCGATCAGCGACAGCAACCTTCCCTCGGACTCTTTCCGTGTCGGGGTCAGTGAAGATAGGAATAGGCGATGTAGGAGGACCATGGAGGATGCGCATAGCTTTGTCTATGACTTTGCCGGTGTCAAAGGTCAAGGGTACTTTGCCGTTTTCGA TGGTCACGCCGGTAAGCATGCTGCTGAATGGTGCGGTCAAAATTTCCACGAGTACCTCCTCGATGGCCTTCTCGCCGAGCCCGACACTCCCATCCCCGACCTCATGAACAAGACATTCCATCTTGTCGACAAAcgtctctctcatctcGCCCATGCTGGCGGCACTTCTTCCGGCTGTACCGCCGTCACCGCCTTCCTCCGTGTCGAAGAAATCGACGATAACGGTAACTCTCGCAAGGGATTCACCAATCCCGGCCTACAGGCTCGCGGCTTGTTGGAAGGTaagggagaagacgaaCTCGAATCCCAAACTTCCCTCCAGCCTTCCTCCCGTCGATCTTCAATGGGCGGTGGGACCGGCGGCCAAATGGGGGGAGCATCCACACCGGGCGCTAATGGACGAACCGGAAGTTTGGCGAGGCGATTGTCGAGCAAGAAAATACGAGACTTTGTCAAGGGGTTGACTGGTGGTGTGGAAAAAAATTTCGATGAGGTTATTacggaggatgaaggtgtgATCAATGCCGCAGATGGGACAAGGGTAGAAGCTATTGAGCCGAAAAGCGAAAAGGGTGTCAGGAGAGTACTGTACACTGCCAATGTCGGAGACGCTAGAGCTGTGCTTTG TCGTGGAGGAAAGGCTGTCAGGTTGACATATGACCACAAGGGCAGCGATGCCCAAGAAGCCAAGCGAATTACTGATGCAGGCGGTTTCGTCATGAACAACCGAGTCAACG GTGTTCTCGCTGTTACACGGTCTTTGGGTGATGCCTCCATGAAAGAGTTTGTCGTCGGCGCGCCATACACTACCGAAACAACTCTAGATGAACAAGACGAGTTCCTTATCGTCGCGTGCGATGGC CTCTGGGATGTATGCTCAGACCAAGAAGCCGTTGAGATTGTTCAACTTGTCACCGATCCCCAAGAAGCGTCAAAGCGACTCTTGGACCACGCCATGTCCAACTTTTCGACAGATAACTTGAGCGTCATGGTTGTTCGCTTCAACCATTAG
- a CDS encoding large subunit ribosomal protein L35 — MSFFRSFLRPSSIIPNSQPLLNLSLRQPQINAFSTTSSTLVKQKLKSHSASKKRFFPNASGMFKRAQAGKSHLNTPFSPSKVNRLAKGVYVTNTQAKKLKKLLPFA; from the exons ATGTCTTTCTTCCGATCTTTCCTCCGTCCTTCCTCAATAATACCCAACTCCCAGCCCCTGCTCAATCTCTCTCTTCGCCAACCCCAAATAAACGCCTTCTCAACCACTTCCTCAACGCTTGTCAAGCAAAAGCTCAAGTCCCATTCTGCCTCAAAGAAAAGATTCTTCCCCAACGCTTCTGGAATG TTCAAGCGTGCTCAAGCAGGCAAATCTCATTTGAACacccctttctctccttctaAAGTCAACCGGTTGGCCAAGGGCGTTTATGTGACTAACACTCAA GCTAAAAaattgaagaagctttTACCGTTCGCGTAA
- a CDS encoding peptidyl-prolyl cis-trans isomerase-like 4, with protein sequence MSVMLETSLGDLIIDLEVEKCPRTCENFIKLCKLKYYALNAFFNVSKNFIAQSGDPTATGTGGESLASYVYSQSPSGSRPPRYFTPEILNSLKHTHKGTLSMAVAPINPPGCGSQFFITLADNIDYLDGKHAVFGHVIEGLDTLDKINDAFTDKEGRPLQDIRIRHVEILEDPFPDPDDFMPIPQSPLRPPDDLSKVRIADTEDPNAVIPEEEAEELRRRTEAASSALTLEMIGDLPFAAVRPPENILFVCKLNPVTQDEDLELIFSRFGKILSCEVVRDKKSGDSLQYAFIEFDEREAAEQAYFKMQNVLVDDRRIWVDFSQSVAKMNRSMLSSSNPTRRGGRGGRGGRGGNHGGRRDGDRDRDRDSGWSSRPSGPGPGRERGYRDDDRHHGSRGPDAPGSRRPPPPAVPMSSSRDVRGTEGYGLVFDDRSAPSSGGSKRDRERSPRRERDRERDRSPRRDRDRERDDRDRRDRDRNRKDRERSGDRERYRERSREHENERHRERDDRDRRR encoded by the exons ATGTCTGTAATGCTAGAGACGTCCCTCGGCGATCTAATCATAGATCTAGAGGTAGAAAAGTGTCCACGCACTTGTGAAAACTTCATTAAGCTCTGCAAGCTAAAGTACTACGCTCTCAatgccttcttcaatg TTTCAAAAAACTTCATCGCACAATCTGGAGACCCGACAGCTACCGGTACAGGTGGTGAATCGCTCGCCTCTTATGTCTACTCTCAGTCCCCTTCCGGTTCCCGCCCGCCCCGATATTTTACCCCCGAAATCCTCAACTCTCTCAAACACACTCACAAAGGCACCCTCTCCATGGCTGTCGCACCTATAAACCCTCCAGGGTGTGGCtctcaattcttcatcactctcGCCGACAATATCGACTATCTTGATGGTAAACACGCCGTTTTTGGGCATGTCATCGAAGGGCTTGATACATTGGACAAGATCAACGATGCTTTCACGGATAAAGAAGGCAGACCCCTCCAGGATATCCGTATACGTCATGTTGAGATCCTTGAAGACCCCTTCCCCGATCCCGACGACTTCATGCCCATTccccaatctcctcttcgtcccCCAGACGACCTTTCCAAAGTCCGTATTGCTGATACGGAAGACCCCAACGCCGTCATTcccgaggaagaagccgaggAATTGCGTCGTCGTACTGAAGCTGCATCCTCTGCGCTTACTTTGGAGATGATTGGTGACTTGCCCTTTGCCGCTGTGAGGCCTCCGGAAAACATCTTATTCGTCTGCAAACTCAACCCGGTCACGCAGGATGAGGATCTTGAGCTGATCTTTTCGAGGTTTGGCAAGATTTTAAGCTGTGAAGTCGTCAGGGATAAAAAGTCGGGGGATAGTTTGCAGTATGCGTTTATCGAGTTTGATGAACGTGAAGCTGCTGAACAG GCATACTTCAAAATGCAAAACGTCCTCGTGGACGATCGCCGAATATGGGTCGACTTTTCACAATCCGTAGCAAAGATGAATAGGAGTATGCTCTCGTCATCCAATCCTACGAGGCGTGGTGGGCGCGGCGGGCGAGGTGGTAGGGGTGGGAACCATGGTGGCCGACGAGATGGTGATAGGGATAGGGACCGAGACTCTGGGTGGTCTAGTCGCCCATCAGGTCCAGGCCCCGGCAGAGAGAGGGGTTacagagatgatgatagaCACCACGGCAGTCGTGGACCCGACGCCCCGGGCAGCCGCAGACCGCCCCCTCCGGCGGTGCCCATGTCTTCCTCAAGAGACGTAAGGGGTACAGAGGGTTATGGTCTGGTATTCGACGACCGATCTGCGCCTTCTTCAGGGGGGTCAAAAAGGGATAGAGAGAGATCGccaagaagggaaagagatcGGGAGAGGGACAGGTCGCCAAGAAGGGATAGAGAtagggagagggatgatCGTGATCGTCGTGATAGGGACAGAAACAGAAAAGATagggaaaggagcggaGATAGAGAACGATATCGCGAGAGAAGTCGGGAACATGAAAACGAGAGGCATAGGGAAAGAGACGATAGGGATCGTCGTCGATAG
- a CDS encoding nitrilase — MCNRQLNLALSGQRSGGSWRWDNKKRQYATLMICWIFSTFLSLCFGFQMIVYKDHQNNDISIAPQTARIAAVQAKSVWLDLDGGVDKVCIIIKETGEKGVEVLGFPGVFIPGFPFQIHTPAPDEDFVLQYRKNSLVVSDKPAPHWIVVGFSERLGSTLFLAQSFINPSGDVVHHRRKLKPTHVERYLFGDGQVKVFRCIFPSQRDVPHFSTSDMSGDVVTRFMAIEGGCFTMTCTAIISKEGSQTMRILSTLGGPAAVLTEGGDFSAIYSPSGRKVAQSKDQFKGELAIADVYLEEIHRHKQMADCIGH, encoded by the exons ATGTGCAATCGCCAACTGAATTTGGCCCTCAGTGGCCAGAGGAGCGGGGGAAGTTGGAGATGGGACAACAAG AAGCGGCAATATGCTACGTTGATGATTTGTTGGATCTTTTCGACTTTCCTTAGTCTATGTTTTGGTTTTCAAATGATCGTATATAAGGATCACCAG AACAACGACATTAGCATTGCCCCCCAGACTGCCCGCATTGCAGCTGTACAGGCTAAGTCAGTATGGCTTGACCTTGATGGCGGTGTCGATAAAGTCTGCATTATCATCAAGGAAACTGGAGAAAAGGGCGTAGAAGTTCTTGGATTCCCA GGGGTGTTCATTCCCGGATTCCCATTCCAAATACACACACCTGCCCCCGACGAGGATTTCGTTCTCCAGTACCGAAAGAACTCTTTGGTT GTGTCTGATAAGCCCGCTCCACATTG GATTGTAGTGGGCTTCTCTGAGAGGCTTGGTTCTACCCTATTCCTTGCCCAATCCTTCATCAACCCGAGCGGTGATGTtgttcatcatcgtcgaaAGCTCAAACCTACACACGTCGAGAGATACCTTTTCGGTGACGGTCAAG TCAAGGTGTTCAGATGCAT TTTCCCCAGCCAAAGAGATGTTCCCCATTTTTCAACGTCCGACATGTCCGGCGATGTCGTCACTAGATTCATGGCCATTGAGGGCGGCTGCTTTACCATGACCTGCACAGCTATTATCAGCAAGGAAGGCTCTCAGACCATGCGCATTCTCAGTACTCTCGGTGGCCCAGCGGCTGTTCTTACCGAAGGCGGCGATTTCTCTGCCATTTATAGTCCCAGTGGACGAAAAGTCGCTCAGTCCAAGGATCAATTCAAAGGGGAGCTGGCTATTGCCGATGTTTATTTGGAGGAGATTCATCGACACAAGCAAATGGCTGATTGTATCGGCCACTAA
- a CDS encoding vacuolar protein sorting-associated protein vps17 produces MDPLAHTDDINAGWSSPTTNLRFDAASAAEDTAPTSATSNPYAERNVSASENANGFGAHNSTGLGSGIVGGDIGAGYREPVVFGAPGMGLVSPPPESAFQQSQQETPGGAVQQERKAPRVYLRVRIGTLERNKKDLLIRFDASTNLSTYKNGMYRNMQRSYVEFQRFAEQLSLVCPQTIIPALPLPSTSASTDEEDDRLVRIALQRWFSRVCEDPVLMRQDEVRSFIESNFGYSPIPPPTAKRSQTNVLSALTKVVRRGPLDEDDELSSAKIALDKLEERYGHAATCVSHVGKARRQLANSNAELGAKMVSLSTVESEPSLAGAERKLGRAWEQVSGMINAQAANENVILSDTLGYQALNARAAKDTLVQRTAVLEDSQSASKAAITKRRNLERLKASSNINPAKVDDAISEMQEADSLEQSLSHRVTAISQNLHHSLRAHSRHAHEDIAISLMEAARMSAIYHKQALRELESLRADIGKVAPGAAPLDGLAISGKSPAASRVQPTQPSLVSSPPPPQSQYASPYAAQPPLTAQVGRQPPMARTSQSQVQPQPQAQPQVQPPIQPQAQTTFHPQPQAYPRNPYATQPPPSQSAAPPFPPQSQSQSSSYPIQPPGSSSQSPYGLAPNAAGPSTSSQFPPRIPTSPPTTGFPVADGTQSMFLPSGGNGGMQRSHSAAPDAPGFAGAPRMVDPLAGYPRGPAAPGMQGMQGMGQSMFVPSQSQSQASFRTHPAQPLTPNAGPGPASQAYQPQFQPPQPPYQPAQLGQGYPVQNVSGYPGQQQPQQISPFPGPAGVQRAATIATGRRKLDERKAAKMLAGGF; encoded by the exons ATGGATCCGCTCGCCCACACCGATGACATCAACGCCGGCTGGTCATCGCCCACCACCAACCTCCGCTTCGACGCGGCGTCTGCTGCCGAGGACACAGCACCTACATCCGCCACCTCCAACCCTTACGCTGAGCGCAACGTCAGTGCCAGTGAGAACGCGAACGGATTCGGCGCACACAACAGCACAGGACTCGGCAGTGGTATCGTAGGTGGCGATATAGGAGCTGGGTACAGGGAACCTGTAGTTTTCGGTGCGCCGGGGATGGGACTGGTCAGTCCTCCCCCGGAGTCAGCGTTCCAACAGTCTCAGCAAGAGACTCCAGGTGGCGCGGTTCAGCAGGAAAGAAAAGCACCACGTGTTTACCTTCGCGTAAGAATCGGGACGTTGGAAAGGAATAAGAAGGATTTGTTGATTAGGTTTGATGCCAGT ACCAACCTTTCGACCTACAAGAATGGGATGTATAGGAATATGCAGAGGAGCTACGTAGAATTCCAAAGATTTGCAGAGCAACTCTCGCTCGTTTGTCCCCAGA CTATTATTCCTGCCCTCCCTTTGCCTTCCACGTCAGCATCTacagacgaagaagatgacaggCTTGTCAGGATTGCGTTGCAAAGGTGGTTTTCGAGAGTCTGTGAGGACCCAGTGTTGAtgagacaagatgaagttAGGAGCTTTATCGAATCGAACTTTGGA TACTCCCCGATTCCTCCTCCTACAGCCAAGCGCTCTCAGACTAACGTCCTCTCCGCCTTAACTAAGGTCGTCCGTCGAGGTCCTCTtgacgaagacgacgaaCTCTCATCTGCTAAAATCGCGCTCGATAAGCTTGAAGAGCGCTACGGCCACGCCGCCACCTGTGTTAGCCATGTCGGAAAGGCTAGACGACAACTAGCAAATAGTAATGCCGAGTTGGGTGCAAAGATGGTCAGTCTCAGTACGGTGGAAAGTGAGCCGAGTCTGGCTGGAGCAGAAAGAAAACTCGGAAGAGCGTGGGAACAAGTTTCGGGAATGATTAATGCTCAA GCGGCAAATGAAAATGTTATTCTCAGCGATACCTTGGGCTATCAAGCCCTCAATGCTCGCGCTGCCAAGGATACGCTCGTGCAGAGAACCGCGGTCCTTGAGGATTCTCAGTCGGCCAGCAAGGCCGCTATCACCAAGCGTAGAAATTTGGAACGCCTCAAGGCCAGCTCAAACATCAATCCTGCCAAGGTGGACGACGCTATCAGTGAGATGCAAGAA GCAGACAGTCTTGAACAATCTCTCTCTCATCGGGTAACCGCCATCTCACAGAATCTTCATCACTCCCTTAGAGCACACTCCCGTCATGCTCACGAGGATATCGCAATCAGTTTAATGGAAGCGGCAAGGATGTCAGCGATATACCATAAACAGGCACTCAGAGAACTGGAAAGCCTGAGAGCGGATATTGGCAAAGTAGCTCCTGGAGCGGCACCTCTTGATGGCTTGGCCATCAGTGGGAAATCACCTGCTGCTTCTCGAGTGCAGCCCACTCAGCCGTCGCTCGTGTCAagtcctccaccacctcaGTCGCAATATGCCTCGCCATATGCTGCCCAACCTCCTCTGACAGCTCAAGTGGGACGCCAGCCGCCTATGGCGCGTACTTCTCAATCCCAGGTTCAACCTCAGCCTCAGGCTCAACCCCAGGTTCAACCGCCAATCCAGCCTCAGGCGCAAACCACGTTCCATCCCCAACCACAGGCTTACCCTCGTAACCCTTATGCCACCCAACCACCTCCCTCTCAATCTGCCGCACCTCCGTTCCCACCCCAATCTCAATCGCAATCCAGTTCTTACCCTATTCAACCCCCAGGTTCATCCTCCCAATCGCCCTACGGTCTTGCACCCAATGCCGCCGGtccttccacctcctcccaatTCCCTCCTCGTATACCAACTTCCCCACCTACAACTGGGTTCCCCGTGGCAGATGGGACGCAATCCATGTTCCTCCCTTCGGGAGGCAATGGAGGTATGCAGCGATCGCATAGTGCTGCTCCTGATGCTCCTGGTTTCGCCGGTGCGCCTAGGATGGTCGACCCACTTGCAGGTTACCCCAGAGGGCCAGCGGCGCCAGGCATGCAAGGGATGCAAGGAATGGGACAAAGCATGTTTGTTCCTTCCCAATCGCAATCTCAAGCAAGCTTCCGAACCCACCCGGCTCAACCGCTCACACCCAATGCTGGACCCGGTCCTGCAAGCCAAGCTTATCAACCGCAATTTCAGCCTCCCCAACCTCCATACCAGCCCGCTCAACTCGGCCAAGGATACCCCGTCCAAAATGTCTCCGGCTATCCCggccagcagcagccacagCAAATTTCACCATTCCCTGGTCCGGCTGGCGTACAAAGAGCGGCAACGATTGCGACTGGGCGGAGAAAGTTggatgagaggaaggcCGCAAAGATGTTGGCTGGGGGATTTTAA
- a CDS encoding translation initiation factor 3 subunit M: protein MADCITIAPELSFKDQITELAAHLSRSLPNADNQVAVKEFVQGFEAQVDAEEGRGDVEDAKKKQVVKSIVDKFVELNGGLEAAKESEVESSHFLLQHVLSTTFDQASEEYAQAVKDVNEAVKKGAQETTKVTRAEAASRVLKNTYNFLSSNSPIRPSTLLSLMSLLASTLDLSALPLPTSTLLPALSSWSIPSSEKVSFLTTASGLYQSTGNLAKALELLTLALKESVEPTVVEKAVLLALAVPNQFELDDVLAVQGVKEQLGKVQGVVELFEGDEVEAIEKGKKWAAENVSLIEGAGIPGFTSETILRKLRLIALVALCAKSETRQLEYAPIAKALTIEESEVETWVIDAVRSKLIVARISQPQSLIRIQSISSITASSRRFGPNEWQLLEKRLEQWKKSVNEARQVVEEAEIVAQQGLGQQRRGGKRREEKKEKEDKEEQE, encoded by the exons ATGGCCGACTGCATAACTATAGCTCCTGAGCTCTCCTTCAAGGACCAG ATCACAGAGCTCGCTGCTCACCTTTCTAGGTCATTGCCCAATGCCGACAACCAAGTCGCCgtgaaggaatttgtgCAGGGATTCGAAGCCCAGGTGGATgcagaggaagggaggggtgatgtggaggacgcgaagaagaagcaagtcGTGAAGAGCATTGTGGACAAGTTTGTCGAGTTGAACGGTGGGCTTGAGGCTGCCAAGGAGTCTG AGGTCGAGAGCTCTCACTTTTTATTACAACATGTCCTTTCAACCACTTTTGACCAGGCGTCAGAAGAGTATGCTCAGGCGGTGAAGGATGTCAACGAAGCTGTTAAGAAGGGCGCCCAGGAGACCACCAAGGTCACAAGGGCCGAGGCTGCTTCCAGAGT TCTCAAAAACACCTACAACTTCCTTTCCTCAAACTCTCCTATCCGACCTTCtacccttctctccttgaTGTCCCTCCTTGCCTCCACTCTTGACTTGTCTGCTCTTCCCCTGCCCACATCTACCCTCCTCCCGGCTCTCTCTTCATGGTCCATCCCCTCTTCCGAAAAGGTGTCTTTCCTCACAACTGCCTCTGGCCTTTATCAATCCACCGGCAACCTCGCCAAAGCCCTTGAGCTTCTCACCCTTGCTTTGAAGGAGTCTGTCGAGCCTACTGTTGTGGAGAAGGCTGTTTTGCTCGCTTTAGCAGTCCCTAACCAATTCGAGCTGGACGATGTTCTTGCCGTGCAAGGCGTCAAGGAACAACTTGGGAAGGTGCAGGGTGTGGTCGAGTTGTTTGAGGGTGACGAGGTTGAGGCTAtcgagaagggaaagaaatgGGCGGCGGAGAACGTTTCTTTGATCGAGGGCGCTG GTATTCCCGGATTCACTTCCGAGACAATCTTGAGAAAACTCCGACTTATTGCCCTTGTTGCTCTTTGCGCCAAGAGTGAGACCCGTCAACTCGAATACGCGCCCATCGCCAAGGCTTTGACTATTGAAGAGTCCGAAGTTGAGACTTGGGTCATTGACG CCGTCCGATCAAAGCTCATTGTCGCCCGAATTTCCCAACCCCAATCCCTTATCCGCATTCAgtccatttcctccatcACTGCCTCTTCCCGTCGCTTTGGCCCTAATGAATGGCAACTGCTTGAAAAGCGATTGGagcagtggaagaagagcgtgAACGAGGCCAGACaggttgttgaggaggcTGAAATTGTCGCTCAGCAAGGTTTGGGGCAGCAGAGgaggggaggaaagaggagagaggagaagaaggagaaggaggacaaggaggagcaggagtaA
- a CDS encoding prefoldin subunit 2, translating into MPPKAPTNAQEASIIFQRYRTELQNLAQKIGELESEMDEYSLVLSTLSPLKSSEPSRTCYRLIGGTLVKRSVQDVVPTLETTHSGIKEVLDSLVKSYQEKEKEFDAWRKEAGVQMPR; encoded by the exons ATGCCCCCAAAGGCTCCAACAAACGCCCAGGAGGCCTCAATCATCTTTCAACGATACAGAACTGAGCTCCAAAATCTCGCTCAGAAGATCGGAGAGCTGGAATCGGAAATGGACGAATACTC CTTGGTCCTCTCCACCCTTAGCCCATTAAAATCATCCGAACCATCACGTACATGCTACCGCCTTATAGGCGGCACCCTCGTCAAGCGCTCAGTGCAAGATGTCGTGCCGACCTTGGAGACGACACATTCGGGTATCAAGGAAGTATTAGATTCGTTAGTTAAGAGCTAtcaggagaaagagaaggagtttgatgcgtggaggaaggaggcaGGTGTCCAG ATGCCTAGATGA
- a CDS encoding mitochondrial carrier protein, with product MSKSSEQNVYILSTCKKDDIKSKMSSRPIIRFAHTPLSRGISISAPAFAPKKAAATTAKAKQGFAQKKKDTSSGSGGGNNNITLRYSMSGSPPDLSDLPRLNPEKFRKDNVGKPTIFSQDVQDKLKSFGLPSKIDKEFASAGGPASVVREATLDLVKRVEGAKTGSSKLARYILTGEQGSGKSVLLVQSVAYAIGSGWIVLYTPRASKWVNSTSQYIYDPETKTYAQWESAQNILSVLLETNKDKLSAIELPEKVELTKGKSVKAGESVAALAQLGAKDDRSAVKALESVVGALEKQTQFPVLWAMDEAQSLFNTSKYRAADYTPIEPYHLSTPRLALDFIAGRRSFSRGAVVTSLSLSDPSNLPSPALRSALSLSSSSPLTPYTPINPYHLAHAENLTPINVPYGMNSEEAAGLFELFAKKGWAPNGSDELFMESFMTSQGNPREMSKSLRKTFMPLTA from the exons ATGTCGAAGTCATCCGAGCAAAACGTCTACATACTTTCGACTTGCAAAAAAGACGACATTAAGTCAAAAATGAGCTCAAGACCCATCATACGCTTCGCCCATACTCCCCTCTCAAGGGGAATTTCCATTTCCGCACCTGCTTTCGCCCCCAAGAAAG CTGCCGCTACCACAGCCAAAGCCAAACAGGGTTTCGctcaaaagaagaaggatactTCTAGTGGCAGTGGCGGCGGAAAC AACAACATCACTTTGAGATACTCTATGTCTGGGAGCCCACCAGACCTTTCTGATCTTCCTAGGCTCAACCCT GAAAAGTTCCGAAAAGACAATGTTGGCAAGCCtaccatcttctctcagGACGTCCAAGACAAACTTAAGTCTTTCGGCTTGCCTTCAAAGATTGACAAGGAATTTGCTTCTGCTGGTGGACCTGCTAGCGTTGTGAGAGAAGCTACTCTGGACCTTGTAAAGCGTGTGGAGGGTGCAAAAACTGGAAGCAGCAAACTTGCAAGGTACATTCTTA CTGGTGAGCAAGGAAGTGGTAAAAGTGTTCTCTTGGTCCAAAGCGTTGCCTATGCAATCGGGTCCGGATGGATTGTCTTGTATACTCCCCGAG CCTCGAAATGGGTAAACTCCACCTCCCAGTACATCTATGATCCCGAAACTAAGACTTACGCCCAATGGGAATCCGCACAAAACATTCTTtctgttcttcttgaaaCCAATAAGGACAAGCTCAGCGCCATTGAACTTCCAGAAAAGGTGGAACTCACGAAGGGCAAGAGCGTGAAGGCTGGAGAGAGCGTGGCCGCTTTGGCCCAGCTAGGTGCGAAGGATGACAGATCGGCCGTCAAGGCTTTGGAATCTGTTGTTGGTGCACTGGAAAAACAAACCCA ATTCCCCGTGTTGTGGGCTATGGACGAGGCTCAAAGCCTCTTCAATACGTCCAAGTACCGTGCTGCTGACTACACACCCATTGAACCTTACCATCTTTCTACTCCTCGACTTGCGCTTGACTTTATCGCTGGTAGACGATCCTTC TCTCGAGGCGCTGTCGTCACCTCTCTATCTCTATCTGACCCCTCtaaccttccttcccctgcACTTCGATctgctctttctctttcttcatcttccccccTTACTCCTTATACCCCCATCAACCCCTACCACCTTGCTCACGCCGAGAATCTCACCCCCATCAACGTTCCCTACGGTATGAACTCTGAAGAAGCGGCTGGTCTTTTTGAGCTTTTCGCCAAGAAAGGCTGGGCCCCCAATGGATCAGATGAGTTGTTCATGGAGAGTTTTATGACGAGCCAGGGGAACCCTAGGGAAATGAGCAAGAGTTTGAGGAAGACTTTTATGCCGCTTACAGCTTAA